In Deltaproteobacteria bacterium, the genomic stretch CGGGAGGCCGTTTCCCGCCGGTTTTTTTGGAAACGGACATCATCGTGGGATCGCAAAGGAGGGTGGTGTTCTGTGAATGAGACGAAAGGCCACAAAACAACGGCGGTGCGGGAGGATCTGTTCCGCCTCGCCTGTGACAACCTGGTTTTCGGGATAGCCCTTCTGGACAAGGGGGGGGATCTGGTGTATTTGAATCCCGCCATGGGGCGGATGTTTCATCCCGGGATACGCCGCTGGTCCGACCTGAAGGCCTTGATGAGCGCCCTCGATGGAAACGGGACCCCCGGCGGGGACGGAACGGGAGATCGCGTCGAACGGCTCGATGCGTTCATCGAAAGGGACGACGCCGGCGCCGTTCTGGAAGAGTACGTCGCCGTCCCCGGTGGGGAGGCGGGCCGTTTGTGGGTCCATGTCCGGGTGATCCGGCTGGGGCCCCGTCGGTTCATGATGGTTTTTCAGGACGTCGCCGGAGGGGATAACCTCGGTGACGTCCTCGCCGGGAAATGGCGCCTGGAGGACACCCTGCGCCTTTTCAGAAAAACGGTTCAGGACGCCGACAGCCTGCTGGGGGTCGTAACGGGCTACGCGGAAATGGCCCTGGCCGATTTGGCCGGCCGTGAAGAACCGCTCCGCCACTTTGTTCAGCAGATCCTCAGGGGGGGCAGCCGTGCCCGGGACCTGATGAAAAGAATGACTCTGCTCGCCCCTGTGGAAAACGGCGGGGAGGACCGGGCCCCGGTGACGAAGGGGAAAAACGGGGAGGATAGGGCATGACATGATGAATCGAATCGATTCCTTTGACAATCCATCGCCGCCGGTGGTTGTCCGGAGCGCCGGACCCCCGCATCCGGCGTATGGGTGGATGGATCGATGAAGGACCAGGGGAAAAGCCGGACCCGCCTCCTGGCGGAATTGAAGGAAGCCCGCGATCGCATCGACGGACTGGAAAGAACCGTCGCGCGGATGGCCCAGGCGGCTCGGCGGGAAGACGGGGACACAACGCCCGGTTCAGGGCCGTGCAGCGCGGCGGAATACAAAAGGGTCGTACGGGCGCTGCGGGAAAGCGAGGAAACCTTCCGGGCCTTCGCGGAACATTCCCCCGACGTCATCATGCGTTTTGACCGGTCCCGTCGTCATCTCTACGTCAATCGGACCGTGGAACAGCAGACGGGACTCGCCCGCGACGCCTTTCTGGGGAAAACCCACGCCGAGCTGGGCTTTCCGGAGGACCTGGTCGTAATCTGGGAGGAAGCGCTTCAGCGGGTCTTCGACAAGGCGGAACCCCATCGTGTTGAATTTATGCTGCCCGCCCGTATCTGGATCGACTGGCTTCTCGTGCCGGAATTCGACGAACACGGGGATGTCCGGGCCGTCGTGACCACGGCGCGGGATATTACGCGTCTGAAAAAGTCCGAAGGGAGACTGAAGGAATCGGAAAGGCGGCTCGCCGAGATTATCGAATTCCTGCCCGACGCCACCCTGGTCATCAACGGGGAAGGACGGGTCCTTTACTGGAACCGGGCTCTGGAAAGAATGACCGGCGTCGAGGCGGAGGAGATGCTCGGCCGGGGAAACCACGAATACGCCGTTCCGTTTTACGGGGATCGAAGGCCCATGCTCATCGATCTGGTGCTGGAGCCGCGTGAAAACGTTGACGATCAGTACCGCCGTATAAGCCGGTATAACGAGACCGTCATCGGGGAAACCAGTTATGTGCCCAGGTTGAAGGGCGGCAAGGCCTACCTTCTCGCGACGGCCGCCCCCCTCTACGATACGGATGGTCGTGTTGTGGCCGCCATCGAGACCATCCGCGATATTACGGATCGTCGTAAGGCGGAGGAGGCGTTGACTATAACGAACAAACGCTTCTCCGAACTCCTGGACAGCCTCGATGCGGTGGTTCACGTGGAGGATATGGAAACGAAGGAGGTGCTCTTCATCAATCGGTTGGCGAGCGAACTGTTCGGTGCAGTAACGGGGAAAACGTGCTGGCGTGTTTTTCAGCTCGGCCAATCCGCTCCCTGTTCGTTCTGTACGAACGACCGGCTGATTGATGAAACGGGGAAACCGACGGGCGGCGTTGTCCGGGAGGTCCGCAACAGCCTGAACGGCCGCTGGTACGAGTGTCGTGACCGGGCCATGCACTGGTTCGACGACCGCCTGGTCAAACTGTCCGTTGCTATGGACATCACGGAGAAAAAACGGGCCGAAGAGGAAGGAAAAAAACTGCTGGAGCGACTCCATCGCGCCGAGAAAATGGAGGTTTTGGGGCTCATGGCCGGAGGGGTGGCCCACGATCTGAACAATGTTCTGGGCGTACT encodes the following:
- a CDS encoding PAS domain S-box protein, with translation MKDQGKSRTRLLAELKEARDRIDGLERTVARMAQAARREDGDTTPGSGPCSAAEYKRVVRALRESEETFRAFAEHSPDVIMRFDRSRRHLYVNRTVEQQTGLARDAFLGKTHAELGFPEDLVVIWEEALQRVFDKAEPHRVEFMLPARIWIDWLLVPEFDEHGDVRAVVTTARDITRLKKSEGRLKESERRLAEIIEFLPDATLVINGEGRVLYWNRALERMTGVEAEEMLGRGNHEYAVPFYGDRRPMLIDLVLEPRENVDDQYRRISRYNETVIGETSYVPRLKGGKAYLLATAAPLYDTDGRVVAAIETIRDITDRRKAEEALTITNKRFSELLDSLDAVVHVEDMETKEVLFINRLASELFGAVTGKTCWRVFQLGQSAPCSFCTNDRLIDETGKPTGGVVREVRNSLNGRWYECRDRAMHWFDDRLVKLSVAMDITEKKRAEEEGKKLLERLHRAEKMEVLGLMAGGVAHDLNNVLGVLVGYSELLLPGMPEGSPQRRQVQNILSAGQRGGAIVQDLLTLARRNVDRSEVVKLNAVVRDYLKTPEFEAIKRANPGVVFEVILADRLLNLRGSPHHLGKTVMNLMSNAVEAMPEGGRVVVRTANRYLDTPLNGYDQIEEGDYVVLAVSDNGKGISKADIGKSFEPFYTKKVMGRSGTGLGLSVVWGTVKDHRGYIDVQSEEGRGCVFALYFPVTREEAMEERGQVAAGEYQGRGERILVVDDVEEQRDLAQKILTRIGYRVDTVSGGEEAVEYLKTRRADLIVLDMIMGPGMDGYETYRKIHEMNPRQKAIIVSGYSESDRVKKAQALGAGAYVPKPYITEQIGLAIRRELDGSADSG